The stretch of DNA TTACCTGAGTTCCGGTTTGCTGGCAGGAATTCCCGGAAGGAAAGTGATGACTATCTGGCGGGTGTGCAGAAGGGGTACGTCCAGGACTATCTTTCGCTGGCCGATTTTTTCGAGAATGCCATCCGCCGCCGTATGGAGGCGGGTTCATGATGGACCACGTCAGCAGGAAGGGTTGCACCTTCAAAGATGCTCGATTCCCGGGCGTCTTCACGGATCGTCCGTTGAAGACTCCGCGTCTTCCGCAGATAAGGATTGCTGATGGTAAGAGGGCTCATTTATCTCTCCGTATTCCTGTTTTAGACTATACAATAATGGTGATGAAAAGCCAGCATAGACATTGCGAGATCACATCAGATCAATCAGTTTCTCCGCCCTCCCGTTGCTCCCCGTCGCCATCAAATGGAGGTCACATTTTGTGACCTCCATGATGGCGCCATGCTCCGTGAAGGCCTGGGGAGTGTAGCGCGGCCACTGCGTTTTTTGAGGTCGCAAATTGCGACCTCAAATGCGCCCACTCCGCCTCGGTGAGGCGGAACATGAAACGATCCGGGAATCGGTCCGCATTACGCTTCACCTGTCGTCCCTAAAGACCCTATGAGTATTCTGTGCGAGCGCTGAATTGTCCAGACGCTGTCTGACCAATCTCCCGGGCCACATAGCGGAACAAATTGCCCGTCCCAACCGCTCTTGAGCCCGCCCATTCCCTCCCTCTTCCTGCCGTGTCCGCCGTAGCCAGGCGAATGCCTGCGAAGGAGGATGAGGAGGGGAGCCGCCTACGCCGGTAGGCTACGTCGTGTCAAGGAGGGCTGGGGTGAGGGTGGCTTATCGTTCACACTTGATCATGTGCTAAAACCTATAAACAGAGTTTTAGCAATGCGTAATTCGAATCGGAAGTGGGCGGATATTTTTCATTGAAATCCCGCGCGAAGCACAGGTGGCGTTCGCCGTCCCGGCGAACGATTTGCCCGCTTAATCGTCCGTCGAGGACTCTACTACGTAGCGAAGATCCGCTACTTCGAAGAGTAGTAACGTCGGCCGCCACCTGACGCCACCGATAAAGCCCCCCCCCACGCACACGTACACGCGGGCCTTCTGCATCGTCCGCTCCGCTCCCCATCGCCACCCCGCCGTCATCCCGCCCTTCGTTTCCGGAACCCCCGGAAGACCCGCCCGCGTACGTACACGTGGGCCTTCCACCTTCTCCCGCTCTGGTCTCCCTTTGGCGACGGAGGCTGCCAACTGCCCACCGCCTACTGGTTTCCCCTTAACAACCTAACAACCCAGCAACTCAACAACCGTGGCGCCCCGCGCCACTCCCTACTGGAACCCGATGCTTTTACGCGGTGGGGCGGGTGGGGTCATAAGGTCGCGGATGGCATCAAAGACGGCGCTGAAACTGGCATCGTACTTGTTTTCAAGGGCGGCCACCTTGCGGGCCAGGCTCTCTACAGAGAGGGCCATACGGCGCAAACGGACAAAGGCGCGCACGACGGCCACGCTCATTTCCTCAGCCCGTTCAGACCGCAGCACATTTGCGGCCATGATGGCGCCGTGCTCAGTGAAGGCATAGGGGCTGTAGCGGATATTCCGTTTTGATGCGGTCGCAATTTGCGACCGCATAGTGCTGGTTGATGCGGTCGCAAATTGCGACCTTGAACGCTCGGCTTCTGCTCTCCCCATCGTCACCCCGCCGTCATCCAGATCTCCACTCCCGGAACCTCCAGAAGACCCGCACGTACATACACACGCATACATACCCGCGGGCCTTCCATCTTCCACCCTGGCCTCCATAGCCTTGGCGACGGAGGCTCTCCGCCTCCTCGTCGTCACGCCGCCGTCTTCACGGCCTCCACTCCCGGAATCCCTGGAAGACCCCCGCGCACACATGCATGCGGGCCTTCCGTCTTCCCTCCAGCATCCCAACAACCTGGCAACCCAACAACTGCCCCCTAAAAGGGGTGATGATTGCTTATAACCCATATTTCAATGGTAAAACAGGGCATCTAAGGGTGGAAATCGGTACGCTATCTTAGGTTAAGCCGTTGGCGATCATTGACTTGGTGTGGCGAAGCCACGACCTTCTTTCCAGAACCCCCGGAAGACCCGCCCACGTACATACACGCGGGCCTTCCATCCTCCCCTCAACAACCTGACAGCCCAACAACTCTCTTCCCTCCTTGAAGCACCGTTGCGGCATTTTCATCCCGCCTCAGCGGGATTAAAACGCCGCAACATTTGATTGGTCTTCTTCGCGTCCTTTGCGTGCTTCCCCGGCCTTCGTAGCCTTTGGCGAAGTAGGCTGTTCAAAATCCCCCTGACTTGGACTATGTTTGGAACAGGTTGCCTGTCCCTGGGCGTCTTACAACCGTGGCGCCCCGCGCCACTCCCTACTGGAACCCGATGCGTTTACGGGGTGGGGCCGGTGGGGCCATAACCTGGGAGGGGGGGGATGTGAGGAGTCAGAATAAATACATAGCCATCACCCCTTTATGGAGGAAACGATTTCGTCGAGAAAGGTTTGCCAGGGCAACGCCGTTACGCGGTCGCTGATCTTTGTTTTCCGGGGGACTCGGCATACCACGTAACCCTGCCCATGCGTCGGATACTCCGCCATGAAGCAGTTGAGATGGCGTGCATCGCCTGCATCGGGCGAGTCCGTCCATTTGACCTCGATCGGCACATAAATACCCTCGCAGTCTACTACCCAGTCCACTTCAGGGCCGTCCGGATCACGCCAGAAACGCAACTTTAAGGAGCGCCGTTGCGCACGGATGAACCGGAGTAGCTCGAGTCCGACGAACTGCTCAAAAAGCAACCCCCATTGAGATCGTGGCGGCTGTCGGCCTTCACGTGCGGCCAGACGGCGCACGCCCATGTCGAAAAAAAGAAACCGGTCTGAGCGCGTGAGTTTCTTTCTCGTTGCGCTTGCACTCAATGGTTCGATGCGCTCGGCGATCAGACAGTCTTCCAGTATCTGGTAATAACTGCCGATGGTGGTGTGCGCAACGCCGATCTCGGAGGCAAGTTTGCGCAGGTTCACGATTCCACCGGACTCCGAGGCCGCCAATTCAAGAAACCGGGCAAAGTTTCCCAAATGGCGGACCGCCGCCTCCGCCCTGATCTCCTCCTCCAGATACGTTGTGACATAGGCGGCCAGATCCTGCTCCCGATCCTGCGGATCACGCACGCTTACGATTCCCGGCAGCGCTCCGTCCAGCAGGCGTTCTTCCAGGCTTTCGCCAGGCCACTCCTTGATCCCGAAAGGATCCAGATGCAAAACCGTGACCCGCCCCGGAAGCAGATTTGTTCGCGCATGACGCCGCAATTTCCGGGCGCTTGATCCGGTCAACAGGAATAGGGCCACACCACGGTCAATCAGGTCCTGCACCACGTCCATGATCTCCGGAACCTTCTGTACTTCGTCAAGCACGACCAGCGGAAGTCTTCCGGACGATAGGGGCGATAACGCCTCCACTTCGCCGCGAAGCAGGGCCGGAGCTTTTTCATAACGCAACCGGACGTCCGGGCGGATAAAAGAAACGGTCAACTGAGGATCAAGCCGGTTGACCAGCGTGGTCTTGCCCGTTTGCCTGGGCCCAAAGAGGAGAATGCTTTTCCCGCGTTCAAGTGTAGTCCTGATCAGCGGATCAAGGGTTCTTTGGATGTATTTCATGGAATCCATATTTGCCGAAAATGGAGTGCTTGTCAACCGGTTAAGTACGTGACCCCGCTGGTCGCGACGCCTGCTGGACCGGGCCAGGAGCCAGCACCGGCCGTTCAATGAACTGCTCCAGTATTATGCCATGGAGGTTCAGTAGGGAACCTGTCGCTATAGGTGGTCAGGAAGGCGACCCTCACCCCAGCCCTCTCCCCTGAAGGGAGCAGGGTCTTTTGTTTTGGCTTATTTCGGCTCTCCGGATGCGACGGAGCGCATCCCTCCATTGTGAAAACACCTGATATTTTCATGATTTCAATTCTTAATGGAGGGTTTCGCTCTGTCGAAACCAGTGCCAAAATGGCCAAAACAAAAGACCCTGCTGAAGGGAGAGGGAGTAGAGAAATTGGCTGGCGACAACGGTTATTACCCAGTTGGGCCAATAGACGGGGGCGGGTAACCCTGAGCGCCGGCGCTGACAGAGCAGCGCCCTCCATTTTAAGAATGGCCATCAGGCTTGAGTCTAGCCGCCCGTTGAAAAACGAGTAGCCGCCGCTGATAAGCGGTGGATGTTCATGGAAAGTCCTGATTGGGGGTGACGGGGACAGTCCCTGTGTAATATGGCGACACCACGGCTTCCGGATAGGCGTTTTAGATTGCCGCTTGCTTCCCGGAAAGGATCAGCAGGAACTTTTGCCGGTAGTTGCCCAGGGATAACGCTGGTTTAAATACTCAGCCCAATCTCTCATCCCCTCGGGGGGCGACGTCAGCAGGTTGCCGAACAGCATCTCCGTGCTGATGCTCAGGAACCTGCCGGGCGTCTTGATCAACTTTGCCCAGACGTCCG from bacterium encodes:
- a CDS encoding ATP-binding protein — protein: MKYIQRTLDPLIRTTLERGKSILLFGPRQTGKTTLVNRLDPQLTVSFIRPDVRLRYEKAPALLRGEVEALSPLSSGRLPLVVLDEVQKVPEIMDVVQDLIDRGVALFLLTGSSARKLRRHARTNLLPGRVTVLHLDPFGIKEWPGESLEERLLDGALPGIVSVRDPQDREQDLAAYVTTYLEEEIRAEAAVRHLGNFARFLELAASESGGIVNLRKLASEIGVAHTTIGSYYQILEDCLIAERIEPLSASATRKKLTRSDRFLFFDMGVRRLAAREGRQPPRSQWGLLFEQFVGLELLRFIRAQRRSLKLRFWRDPDGPEVDWVVDCEGIYVPIEVKWTDSPDAGDARHLNCFMAEYPTHGQGYVVCRVPRKTKISDRVTALPWQTFLDEIVSSIKG